One Arachis hypogaea cultivar Tifrunner chromosome 18, arahy.Tifrunner.gnm2.J5K5, whole genome shotgun sequence genomic window, GGATATAAAATTCCTGGAGAAGAAGATAAAGTTTACAAGTTGAAGAAAGTCTTGTATTGGTTAAAACAAGCACCAAGAGGGTCATAATTGATTCTTATTTCACTGAGAATAGTTTTAGAAGATGTCCGTTTGAACATATTCTTTACATCAAGTTTATTCAACTTGGAGAAATCTTGGTCGTGTACCTTTATgttgaatatttaatttttacCAGCAACAATCTAGATATAATTGCAGAATTCAGGGAGGCTATGATAAAGCACTTTGAAATGACGGATATGGGCTTGATGTCTTACTTTCTTGGCACTGAAGTAGTTCAAAAAGATGATAGAATTATCATTTCTCAGATAAAATATGCAAATGacattttgaagaaattttagatGGAGCACTCAAAACTAGTTCCTACTCTAATCGAAGAGAAGTTTAAGTTGTTGAGAGAAGATAAAGGAAGATCAGTAAATCCTACATATTATAAAAGCTTGATTGGAAGTCTGAGGTACTTAACTACAACCAAACTAGATAATGTGTTTGGAGTTGGTTGGCTTAGTAGATTTATTAAGGAGCCTTGTACCAACCATTTGCAATCGGTGAAAAAGATTCTTCGATATATCAAAGATACTTTATATGattgtatttttttatgaaaatactaATAAAGTAAATCTTGTCGGTTACACTGATAGTGATTGGGGAAGAGatatagaaacaagaaaaagtacttCAGAATTTGTATTTCATCTTGGTTCTAGTGCAATTTCATGGTCATCGAAAAAATAACTAGTAGTAGTACTCTCTACAGCAAAAACAGAATATATAGCCGCAGCAAGTTGTGCAACACAAGCAGTTTAGTTAAGaagaattcttgaagaattaaaCGAGAAACAAAGGTTTCCAACAACAATATTTTGTGATAACAAGTCAATTATTGCACTTTGTAAAAATCCAGTGTTTCATGGGAGATCAAAGTATATTGATATTCGATTTCACAAAATTAGAGAGTTGGTAAATGAAAAAAAAGTTTTGATCGAATACTGACCTACTGAAGACCAGGTTGCAAATATATTTACAAAGTCGTTGAAAACTGAATTATTTTACAAGTTAAAGAAAATGCTTGGAATAATCAATTATGCAAGTCTGATTTAAGAGAGGTAAtgttgattaaaaaatttaaatcaacttGCATTACACCGCCACATTAGAATTATCATGAATGATGACTAATTAAGCCACATTAGAATTATCATGAATGATGACTAATTAAGCAAGTAATTAGATATGTATGAATACAAAGATtaagaaataactaaaatatattagcCAAAAGCAACTTGGTTAATAGTTCAATTTTAATTGGTTGATATATGTGTTGAAATGGAGACTCTCTTCCGCTCTCAAAAATTGAACGTTACTTTCTTAGAATCCTAAACCACCCTCAATGTTCTCATAACATAATTTATGTCTAATGCAAGGCGGGATAAAGTTAGATAACTCCATGTTAGGAAAGATCTACGAGTTTGGAATTGGGAAGCGTATCTCCGATTGGAAAGTAAATCATTCACAATTTTTGTGGATAATTTACCCTGTAATATTTCGAAGAATGAATTTTTTCATATGTTCAAGTGGACAGGAaggataaataaaatttatttggcATGTAAAGAGAAATATGGCCAGATCCATCTGTTTGCTTTCATCAGGTATACTACAAAAGGAGGGGTATTAAAGGCCATCAAGGAGATGAATGGAATGTGATTAAGGAGCAAAGAGATCTTTGTGGGTGAGGCTATGTATAGGAGGAGGATTGATGTCCGGGAAAAAACACTACGCACGATGAAGATGTCAGGGAGTCTCCTgatgaaaaacaggaaaaaattaaaggaaaggaTATTGAGGTGaattagaaagagagagttgTATTGAAACACCATGGAAGTGAAGAACTAAAAGTTCAGAGGGAACCGTTAGAGTTGGAATGGGATGCGGTGGTAATAATGCCACAAGGGCTACGGGAGGCAGAGCATGACAAGGATAGAAAGGTAATTGTCGTTGAGGATTTGGATGAGTGGCACGAGGATTTTTTGAAAACACGAATAGATAATCCTTTGGTGTATCTGGCAATTATGGTGAGTGCGAAATTTATGGGATCTCAAACAATTAGTAACGAAGAAATCTCTGAAAGAACAGAGACTTGGAAATATGGGGATAAACAGAAAGAAGAGTTGATTTGGTGTCGAACAAAAGTTCAGTTGGGGCTGGGTTGAAGCATATAAGGCCCAATATGTTAGTAGGGTGTGGCAGCGAAGTGGCTGTGTGGTGCGATAAAGAGTACGTCATTGTGCATTTTAAAAGGGCCTCCTTGCTAGCTGCTGCGGGCGACGGTGAAGAGAGGAGAGTGGCTGGTCATGGAGTTCGCGAAGGGGTTGATGCCACAGTGAATAGTGCTGACGAGGCAGATCTGGGAGCAGCGTGGAAGTCAGCTGCTGTTGGCGGAGGTGATAATGTTCGTGCTGAGCTTGATGGAGTGGAGGGCAGGGAGGAGTGTGAAGTCCTTGATGTATCTTACGAGCAGAATCAAGCCGGAAAGGAGATTGGCGAAGGTGTGAAAAATTGTTTGAATAGCACAGCGGAGGAAAACATTCCACCAAGTGTAGTTAATGAGATCCACGCTAGTTTAGACGGGAGTGGTAAGCAGCATGTTGGCATATGTCTTATGAGGGGTGATGCAGTGCAGGATTCACATTTAGAGGATGAGAATACAGTGGTGCAGGAAACTGGGTTGGATGATGAAGGGGTTATAAGGAACTTGGAAGATTCGGGAGACTCAGAGCAGGATGCAAACGGTGAAACTAATCAAGATGAGCACGGAGAAAGTTTGGATAAAGATATAGCTGAAAATAGGGCTGTTTAGGATCTGGCTGTCGAATTAGGAGCTGTTTTATATAACGAGGATGAGGACATTATAGCTATTCTCTAAGCTCAAAATGAAGTATTGGCACAAAAAAGAAGGCAAGCAAAAccgaaagagaaagcaagaaggaGCCGCCCAAAAATCGAAATAAGGTGTgtaataaagtttttaaatgattttagtaCGTGGAATATGCGGGGTTTAGGGGTGTTGGAAAGTGGAAAatggtaaaaaaatttaaatgtaagaATAATATGAATATGTTAGGATTAATAGAGACAAAGAAGGAGGTACTAAGTTTGATGTAGTGCAATTTTGGAGTAATGATGCGGTGGGTTTAGAATTTATGGGATCGGAAGGTGTGCTTCTGGATGTTTATTAATAATGTAGGATGATATGATGTTTAGGTTGAGTAATTGTTACAAAGGAGAGAGATTGTTGTGTATAGAAGAAGAATTgacaaacaataatttttatttgttcaGTTTGCTTGGTGTATGTGCGCATACAAGGGAAGAGAAGCTTGCTGTGTGGGAATAATTGAGCTTTTTTATCGGGAATATGTCGAGTTCCTCTTTACTACATGGGTGTCTTCAATGAGGTTGTGCagttggaagaaaggaaatgcgCTAGTGTGTCAGCATTATGAAACTGGTAGATATAGAGCTGAATGACCGTAAGTTTACGTGGTTCAGAGGTCAATCGTGCAGTTGAATTGATAGAATGTTAGTGAGTTTGGTTTCATTGTTATCATTTGGAGCACTTGGTTGAAAAAAATGATAGAATCTTCAGGAATTAAGAATCAGATATTGCAGAGGTAGTCAATAAGTCGATTAAGAGTTACAAAAAGTGGAGTGATATTTGATCTTTTATATTGTTGATGACTTTTGCTAAAGATAATTagaaattagtttattttatctatttagtatttttttcgttgatactccactttattgtgttgaacttgttgttttaaaaaaatatatatatgtgctGAAAAGTTTGAAAAGCCAAAAAAGGTAGAagaaattatgaaaaaattatgcAAGAGGTACATCCACAAACTTCTTACCGCGAAGGCGCCAATCCTTAGGAATAGTATATTATTTACAAGGTTTTAGAAAGTATTTtacttacaattttttttttttaccaaagatagaaaGATTCGAATTCGCAACCTCTTAGAAGAGTATGGAAAAATTATGATATTTAAGTTATTACTCATTGGCTATTTTAGTTACAAGTTGTATTGCAAATTACCACCTATGACATTTATAAATAAATGGTAGTTATATATTTAAAAGGAGTGTTTTATGAAATGAAAACATGTTTTGAAAATTGAgaagtgtttttttattttataaatgttagtgagttagagaaataaaaaatataataatattatttatataagtgAATGATCTTAAGACTAATTTAAAATGGGTATTATATTTACATATGACAAACCAAATACATGAATATCACAATATTATTCTTGAAACAGAAATATAGAAACCAAACAAATTTCTATTTCTACTATCTCAGAAATAgtatgaacctaagaaaacaagcGCGAGTATGGGAAGCTATGCTTACAGTTCCAACAGCAAGACAAGAAACGCAAGATCCCTGTCTCCATAGGTTGAGCGATATCATTTTCTTTGTTGTGTAGCACTCTTACAAACTCATCTGAACTTAAGTGTCCATCCCCATTTGTGTCAAACAAATGGTAAACAATCTTAACCACGTTATCAGAAAGTGATAATCCACAAACCTGAAATTGGAAATCAATCAGTCAAACAAATTAcagaattaaaattattttttattaaattgccaacaataaaatttaaattcaaaatttgttttatGTAATTTTCGTGTAAAAAACTTTTATGCTGATATTTTATTAGGCCTGATCATGTAATGTAAATataagtaattttctttttttttttaagaagaatgttagagatcatcaaagtttatttttttttgccattaaCGTTTAAAAGTATAGTTTAAAGTATATTGTTggattactaaattaaaaaaattagattgatggttaaaatttaaaaataatgataaaaaataataaattatgatgatCCTCTAACATTTCTagcataaaaaaaatctaaagatgGATTGGcctctgttttgatttttaatagcttttttgttttttgaattttataaaaaaaataataaaagaatgaaataaaatttattatcttcatttttgaaacttttatttaaaaaatactaaattaagaaaataaaaaataaaaccagTTAGACCATAACTTTAAGACTTTCATTTTCACCAAAATCAAAATTTTGCCACCATGGTGTGGTCACAGAATTGATTAGCATGATAtatcaacaactcaattaaagTGTTATTATtgacaattaaaaataacaaaagacattGTTTGGTCTATTCCAACACATGTGATGTGATtcacttctcttctttttttttttttttttttttttaattgtctaCTGTATTTATTATATTGGTTTGTTAATATAACATTATTATATCACTatcaagatgagcaagaaaaatcaaaattatataataatcatcccaaaatgtaaaataaaattcaaaactttttattTATCTGCTGCTGTTTTTAGAATTAATTATCAAGTTATCACTctgttaaaataataatttagtaattAGTTCTAGAAATAATTGCagatagatttaaaaaaaaaaaaaaaaacctaaaatccAACAAAGATCCCTAAATGTCTTACATGTGATGCAGCTCGCTGAAAATCTTCTCTTCTTAACAAGCCATTCACTTTTGCAAAACCAATAATGGCCAATGAAAATGGAAGCAATTTTTTCCTTAGCTCTGCAAAATTGTTGAACTCTTCAAATGTGATGCGTACATCCTTAAAGCTTGGATCATTGTTCATTTCTTCAACCAAATCTAGCAACCTACCCAGATGACTCAGATCAGCAGATGCAACTATTGAGAGAGCAAAGTCCTTGGCAGATATAGTTTTTCTTGATTTGTAGTCATAATGATCAAACTCCAGCCTTAGTATCTACACATAGTCAAATATTGTAATTAGCTagctgttacataatatatataaccACTTCTAATAATATAAGGTCCCTAAAGTAAATTTATTAATtcacttttttattgttgttaatatGTGTGATACTTATTAAGATAATAAGTTCTATAAGGCTGGGTTTGTTTACTAGCACGGGATACTGAGACtgagatataaaattatatttggcaATAAGACATGGATACATTGTGTTCAATGACATTAAATTAGTATGTTTTGTAAagacacagagacactaacaagagatataatttattttttaatttttttattatttttattaatttttcgtaattatattttttattattatatttttcttctcaaattttttgaatgaaaaaaattagaataaattagacttttataatttgttctagtttattaccaaacacaatataaaaatactaatttttgtaTTTCTATTATTTGTATCTTATTTTCAGTATCTTATCTTATTCTGTTTTTAGAATTAAATGCAGTCTATTAACTATTGgttcaaattttatgaaaaaataaaaaagaaaaatcaaatcataaatgagagataaagaaacaaaagtaatcatcataattttatataaatgacTAATTATGTATTacaatattagtaaaaataaataattttaaaatttattaacattatttaaattattagataattgtatcaaaattaaattcatatgagatgataaatttataaatagagtAACTAACAAAATTTATGTACACTCCAACTGACAAGCAAGAAATGATAGATGTGGCAATTAGAGACATATTCTTACTTCATGATGCAAGTCtctcataaattgcaagaatctatgAATGCTAAGGCGTCCCTTTCCATCTTTGCCAAAAAAATATTCCAAAACACCTCCATTTTCTACACAATCATCATTGACCTTTGAGCCTTTTCTCATTCCATCCCTATGGTGATGAGCACCTTGTCTATAACTATTATGAGATCGCATCAATTCCATCActttcttgaattcttccttATCTATCTCCCTTTAGGATCCAATAACAAGAAGTTGGTGATGACATGTAATTAATTAAGTGTTTATACAAATTAAACACCCTAACTCATCATGTGTTTATTACTATAATCAAAGCAATTAGTAGCATAATCAGCATACTAACCCATCGTTATCCATGTCAAACATTTTAAATGCCGCAGAAAAACTTGATTCTGGTATGCTAAGTAGTGTTACCAAAAAGATATACCTGTTTCagagtaaaaataataatcaatatGCACTCAAACGCtacaaaaagaaagagaattatagctcgtaaaatattttatattgtcaGTGTAATCACAATCGTTGGATTACTATTCACACAGTTAATATGGCGTTATGTGATTGAATGCACGTATAAGATAATTTTATACAGAGAGTATATTAAAATTACCAATCTCGTTATGTTACTAACAACATTTTTGTCAACTTCTGCCAACTTTTATTTATGATTGTGTTTAATAAAAGTAATGAAagtgtctttatatatatatatatatatatatatatattttttagatgtgtctccttatacatatatttaaaatataataattaattattgttggtaaTAAGTTGGCAGAGAGtatattggtaccctatactttctATAATACAATATTAATGAATAATGATAAGGAACTAATtcttttcagatttaagatttatcttaaattataaactttaaatcataaattataaatctaaactcTAAAGTGAATTAAtgttaactaactaaaaatttagtttccaatatttttttatagttaattaaTAAGTTcacaaatattttacaaaataagAATATAGAGAAGTGACACACTCACTCGTTGAAAGATATAAGGCCATCATTGTTGACATCAAAGAGCATGAAAAACAGAGAAGGGGGACAACGAAGGTGGCCTGGACTTCTTCTTTCACCTTTCAAGTATCCTTCCCTCACAACATTCGACTCCGACGGCGGGAACACCGCAACCACTGCTCTCATTAGGTCTGCTGCCTCCATCAGCACCTCTCCTTCCGGACTCCGGCATGATGCAAAGTATTCAAATACCTGCATATATTCAATTACATATACTCACCATCATATTCCTTCCAAAAGGGTTTCACGTCTTTCATATATGCAAATCCTAATAATATAGGTGTAAATTATgtatttttcacttttttgtgtataaatttttataaatataagtataaattattctGACTAAATACTAATctaaaatgataatatttgttaatcatataatattgtta contains:
- the LOC112773295 gene encoding calcium uptake protein, mitochondrial-like, which codes for MSTFSTLRRPSLLITQRLHHSSQTCTPIIQPNNNNNQKKKLGCLGIVVGIFVCCSFFVPITTNKSNSPSSSHDDDANTSTFSSHSLFRKLSLPHNTHRLLFGDVYRRKVFFNYEKRMRLHSPPEKVFEYFASCRSPEGEVLMEAADLMRAVVAVFPPSESNVVREGYLKGERRSPGHLRCPPSLFFMLFDVNNDGLISFNEYIFLVTLLSIPESSFSAAFKMFDMDNDGEIDKEEFKKVMELMRSHNSYRQGAHHHRDGMRKGSKVNDDCVENGGVLEYFFGKDGKGRLSIHRFLQFMRDLHHEILRLEFDHYDYKSRKTISAKDFALSIVASADLSHLGRLLDLVEEMNNDPSFKDVRITFEEFNNFAELRKKLLPFSLAIIGFAKVNGLLRREDFQRAASHVCGLSLSDNVVKIVYHLFDTNGDGHLSSDEFVRVLHNKENDIAQPMETGILRFLSCCWNCKHSFPYSRLFS